The Capsicum annuum cultivar UCD-10X-F1 chromosome 3, UCD10Xv1.1, whole genome shotgun sequence genomic sequence TTCTTGCTAGGTACCACGGAAGGAAGCGCATCATAATATCACCATCCCCAGTAGCTCCACAAGCACCAACTTCAGCATCTGCATAAGCTGAAGACCCTGCTATTGGTCCATCACCTACCCTACAATTGCGTTTAAAAAGGGGAAAGGAGAAGTAAAAGGAAACTATTATCTAAGTAAAAGGAAACTATTAAAGATagaaaaccaaaatcaaaaatacaaaacCAGTCTTATAAAGTGTCGTGATTGAATCACCATTGTAATGCTTTATTCTGGTTTTTGGGAAATAGGTATGGAACGTAAGGGCTTTATTCTGGTAGAGAAGGTAAATTTCTACTGTAGAGGCAAGTATACTCAATTCAAAATCTTCCACTGATCCCATATTGAAGCAAGTTGACGTATTTGGCGTATGCACAACAACTCTAAAAAGGTCCCGGAAACTTCTCTTTGGCTTCATGTGAAGTGTTGAAAGATCACAAAAAAGTTTATCATAGCATAAACAAGTAAAGATCCTCACCTTCCGGGAATCTTGAACGTGGCTCCATTAGTTGATGTGCCAATGGCAATCCGTCCAACCTAAAATGGAAAGTAATAAACAATTTCTGGTGAAAGAAGCTAACAAGCTGAGCAAAATCAGGAACGCTGACATACCAACAACTTACTTGGTCAATGACAGCCATGGATATCGTATCATGGCTGTGCAAATCTACATTAGCTGATCCAAATTCATTAGGACTGAGCTCATTAGACATCAGGCATCTTCTTATTGAAGGATCATTTGGATGGTATGGAccacaattatccctggggataacGCTTTTCCGAAAATTAGGTTGGCAATAATTCTCTTTCCATTTTGTCCACTTCTCTATTGACTCAACTGAGCTTAGGTTTGTAGGCCCTGGAAGGCCCATTGAAATGGCAAAAGCTGAGGCTTGATCGCCCACAAGCATAGTATGTTTAGTATACTCCAGCACTAACTTTGCAGCTTTAATGCCCTCTGGCACATGCCTCATAGCAGCAACAGCACCGACCTCCATTGTTACCTATACATGTCTTAGCAAGtccaaaataaatttcaaattatgtttgCCTTCATCACAGTGATTATAAAGCAATATAAAAGAATAAACAGAAAACTATTACCCCATCCATGACCATGGCATCAATTGTAGTTTCTCCATTCTCATCCGGACTTCCGCCAGGCCCGACTGACATGAAAATAATACTTCTAAACTGCTTTAGTCATACAAATAACATATTGTATAAATCATCAGCTAGATGCTCAACTGCATCAACTCTTACCTTACAATTGGCTAACTTTTCTGTCACCAGTATTCTTACTTAGCCCAAAATTATACTAACTTCCAATATCTGAACTAAAAgtatagattttttattttgacaacAGACAGTCAACGGACTTGGGACAAACTTGTCAATCGCTCAACTCTCTTACATTGAGATAGTACAAATAAAATGTGGTAGATGCAGTGATACGATTGGAAGTCCAGAGGATTACTAAGCATGATATGCTTAATATTCATTTTTGTTGAAAGTCAAGAGGATATTTTAATGATAATGCCACAATTGGAATCCGGAAAATTAgataaaaaagggcagcccgatgcactaaagctcccgctatgtgtAGGGTCCAGGAATGGGCCAGGgcctattgtacgcagccttaccttgtatttctgccagaggctgtttcaaAAAGTTAGGTTCATGTAACTCAAAATCCTATATAAGAAATCCTTCTTCTATCCTGCCAATCAACTCATTCAATAAGAATTTTTCCCCCACATTTCTCCTGGTATTGATATCTCTAAAATCTTAGCGGAAACCTTATGTTGTTTCAACTTTCAGCAGCCAGCCTTACACTTATCTACCcggttaatttttttcttgttttttatgaTTGTACTATTCTTGCTTCCTTCTGGTACTGTTTTGAAAGTAGgatttctctttctaatgaattTCTGGTGACGTTGTGCCTTTCTGGGCGACCCATTTGAAGGTAGTGTTCATTTTATTAATACTGCACTCAAGTTAGTTCACTATATGTATTTGAGGAGCGTGTAAAAGTCAAGGGAAGTATTAAGagaatcattaaaaatattgTGCAGAAACTTAATGATTATGTCACAGTAATTACAATCccaagaaatataatattttctttatttcatctagcttaaaagttaaaacTTCTGTGGTATAGAGCACTGCATAGATCTTGTTGGATGTTGTACTCATTGGGGATTTCAATAAGTTTTCTAGTTCAGTTGTATTTCAATATTTAGTATAGGGGTGGTATTGGTACCTCCGCTAGGAACACTTAAACTTTCGTAgtagcatttttttttaaaaaaaaagattgaataaatAATTCTTTGATAGTATCAGTTGAAGGACTGAGCAATGACCACTACAACGATTTGCCGTCAAAATCCTTGGAACAGAAAACCGCTTTAGCTGCAGAAGTTCAATCACTTCATGAATGACCCAAGAGAAcgtttttgttcattgtattggcTTTAAACTCAAATTCTTCCCAGCAACCAATCTAATGGCAAATAATCTGAGCGAAGATCTTCACTGCACATTCATGTGAAATAAGGAGAGTCACAAGACTAATTCAATTCCTAAAGCTATAAATCCTAAAGTGGAAGAGGAGTTGCTTGGTTTTAAGTCAACTCTACATGATGCGGTGGCCTTGACATCTAATATATTCACTACTGGATTAAGATGGTATGTCCTTGGATTCACCtcttgaaaaaaatttcaaaacatcacTCCAACTCAAATCCTCATAGATATTTTTGTTTCTAAAAGCATCAAGGTAAAAGCAACTGGAATCTTAGGTTTTTAAGCAAGTAACAGCAACCAAAAAGTAAAGCCCTCATTTTTCAAAAGAGAAGTACAAAAATGACCTAAAAGTACCTGTAACAGAAAAAATGTAtctaatgtatttaatttcaaCATCCAATCTACTATAATGATATATTAAAGGAAAACACATAAATGTGCCCTTAACTTGACCTTGGCTGACATTTATGtcctccaactttgggtgtgtACAGATAGACGCgaaaacttgtataaagttgaaaagttgaacaagtagacacattcATCCTATGTGGAGTGCTACGAGGCAATTCGCATCTCACATGGTGATCTACGTGTATTATGTTGCATAAGACgcatgtgtctacttgttcaactttatacaagtttaagtttcTACTTATACACATCCAAAGTTGGAGGACATATATGCCAGCTGCAGCCAATTTAAAGGACACATTTATGCATTATGCCTATATTAAATAACTCCGCCTTCGGCTCACAAATTTTACTATCCTATTTCAGTTAATCAACCATGAAGAAAGAGGAAACatgagttttttcttttttggattaaAGGATAGGAAACATGAGTATAAAATGAGTATGGAGGCATAACATATACCTGTACCATCACATCTTAGTTTCTCACAAGCAGAACAACCTTCCACAACTGCATCTACTGCAGATAAACCACTTTCAACAGCATTCCACGCAGCTCTAACAGCTTCCAAAAAAGGCCAGGTGCTTACAACTACAGGATATTGTAAAGAACCCCCAACTTCATTCACCAGTGCCTATTCTCATAACAAATATACAAGTCATACAAATTGCTTGGAAGCAatgattagataataaattatcctaaataaaagagaaaaaactagGTTTCGATTGATTATAAACTATTGGGATTAATGATAACAATAAACCTAGGTCGATTGATGATAAAATAGAAAATCCTTACGGTGGAGAAAACAAAGCTGAAGATGAAGAGATAAGGGAGAAGTTGCAGGTGCTTCTTCATGCTCATCACCGTCTACACTTTTCAATTGCACTTTCTTCTTTCTCACTCGCTCTCTAATTTGAATTCAGATCAAATCCTCAggtcaaatcaaatcaaaaaatgaaatcaaatcaaatcaagaaaaaaaattggtttatgatttgtttgattaatttgACGTTTAAAAAGATACTAATCATTCATAATTTGATTTGgtattaatcaaaaaaaaaagttaaattgaactcaaatcaaatcaatattatatatatatatatatatatattaaataatttaaatttattgtgaagatttttaataaagtataaaagttcgaatcactcttacaaaatctttcacactttaaaataataatgtaaacataaacatatacacatatatatttttcaattctaAGTGGTTGATGGtatcacttttacatttgtataCCTTTTTCCCTTGTTGCCACAAGATAAGAAAGACgcatcaatttaaaccatatttgtattacgattattttatatatatatatatatatatataatcgttccttatttttaaagtcaaatctttacaaatttattgattaaattctattacgtacttaaaacatttaaaattctggaactttttaattttttcttattctaatagttttatatttatttttaaatttttcaaatcttcttaaaatcaaatttagttgatttaaaattcttaaactaataaaaaatgtatcaattGTATAACTTCGTATAAGGAAAgagttaccataaatatatttaattaattttcaattcttaaatcaaaaaaagatatagaagttCTAACGTCtaataaggaaatttttttttaccataaatacatttaattaattttcaactcttaaatattaggacgaaatagtgaaaaagacgattttgtttaaatattaggaagaaatagtgaaaaggacgattttgtttaaagcaaGGATTTCAATGATAGGCAAAAAGTTTAATTTACTTTTCTAAGGATATTCACCTCTCtactttagaggtagtggtatagactgcgtacattctaccctcctcaGACACCACTaggtggaaatatactgggtttgttgttgttgtattcacaCTTTTANNNNNNNNNNNNNNNNNNNNNNNNNNNNNNNNNNNNNNNNNNNNNNNNNNNNNNNNNNNNNNNNNNNNNNNNNNNNNNNNNNNNNNNNNNNNNNNNNNNNNNNNNNNNNNNNNNNNNNNNNNNNNNNNNNNNNNNNNNNNNNNNNNNNNNNNNNNNNNNNNNNNNNNNNNNNNNNNNNNNNNNNNNNNNNNNNNNNNNNNNNNNNNNNNNNNNNNNNNNNNNNNNNNNNNNNNNNNNNNNNNNNNNNNNNNNNNNNNNNNNNNNNNNNNNNNNNNNNNNNNNNNNNNNNNNNNNNNNNNNNNNNNNNNNNNNNNNNNNNNNNNNNNNNNNNNNNNNNNNNNNNNNNNNNNNNNNNNNNNNNNNNNNNNNNNNNNNNNNNNNNNNNNNNNNNNNNNNNNNNNNNNNNNNNNNNNNNNNNNNNNNNNNNNNNNNNNNNNNNNNNNNNNNNNNNNNNNNNNNNNNNNNNNNNNNNNNNNNNNNNNNNNNNNNNNNNNNNNNNNNNNNNNNNNNNNNNNNNNNNNNNNNNNNNNNNNNNNNNNNNNNNNNNNNNNNNNNNNNNNNNNNNNNNNNNNNNNNNNNNNNNNNNNNNNNNNNNNNNNNNNNNNNNNNNNNNNNNNNNNNNNNNNNNNNNNNNNNNNNNNNNNNNNNNNNNNNNNNNNNNNNNNNNNNNNNNNNNNNNNNNNNNNNNNNNNNNNNNNNNNNNNNNNNNNNNNNNNNNNNNNNNNNNNNNNNNNNNNNNNNNNNNNNNNNNNNNNNNNNNNNNNNNNNNNNNNNNNNNNNNNNNNNNNNNNNNNNNNNNNNNNNNNNNNNNNNNNNNNNNNNNNNNNNNNNNNNNNNNNNNNNNNNNNNNNNNNNNNNNNNNNNNNNNNNNNNNNNNNNNNNNNNNNNNNNNNNNNNNNNNNNNNNNNNNNNNNNNNNNNNNNNNNNNNNNNNNNNNNNNNNNNNNNNNNNNNNNNNNNNNNNNNNNNNNNNNNNNNNNNNNNNNNNNNNNNNNNNNNNNNNNNNNNNNNNNNNNNNNNNNNNNNNNNNNNNNNNNNNNNNNNNNNNNNNNNNNNNNNNNNNNNNNNNNNNNNNNNNNNNNNNNNNNNNNNNNNNNNNNNNNNNNNNNNNNNNNNNNNNNNNNNNNNNNNNNNNNNNNNNNNNNNNNNNNNNNNNNNNNNNNNNNNNNNNNNNNNNNNNNNNNNNNNNNNNNNNNNNNNNNNNNNNNNNNNNNNNNNNNNNNNNNNNNNNNNNNNNNNNNNNNNNNNNNNNNNNNNNNNNNNNNNNNNNNNNNNNNNNNNNNNNNNNNNNNNNNNNNNNNNNNNNNNNNNNNNNNNNNNNNNNNNNNNNNNNNNNNNNNNNNNNNNNNNNNNNNNNNNNNNNNNNNNNNNNNNNNNNNNNNNNNNNNNNNNNNNNNNNNNNNNNNNNNNNNNNNNNNNNNNNNNNNNNNNNNNNNNNNNNNNNNNNNNNNNNNNNNNNNNNNNNNNNNNNNNNNNNNNNNNNNNNNNNNNNNNNNNNNNNNNNNNNNNNNNNNNNNNNNNNNNNNNNNNNNNNNNNNNNNNNNNNNNNNNNNNNNNNNNNNNNNNNNNNNNNNNNNNNNNNNNNNNNNNNNNNNNNNNNNNNNNNNNNNNNNNNNNNNNNNNNNNNNNNNNNNNNNNNNNNNNNNNNNNNNNNNNNNNNNNNNNNNNNNNNNNNNNNNNNNNNNNNNNNNNNNNNNNNNNNNNNNNNNNNNNNNNNNNNNNNNNNNNNNNNNNNNNNNNNNNNNNNNNNNNNNNNNNNNNNNNNNNNNNNNNNNNNNNNNNNNNNNNNNNNNNNNNNNNNNNNNNNNNNNNNNNNNNNNNNNNNNNNNNNNNNNNNNNNNNNNNNNNNNNNNNNNNNNNNNNNNNNNNNNNNNNNNNNNNNNNNNNNNNNNNNNNNNNNNNNNNNNNNNNNNNNNNNNNNNNNNNNNNNNNNNNNNNNNNNNNNNNNNNNNNNNNNNNNNNNNNNNNNNNNNNNN encodes the following:
- the LOC107863528 gene encoding probable isoaspartyl peptidase/L-asparaginase 3 isoform X4; the encoded protein is MVMDGVTMEVGAVAAMRHVPEGIKAAKLVLEYTKHTMLVGDQASAFAISMGLPGPTNLSSVESIEKWTKWKENYCQPNFRKSVIPRDNCGPYHPNDPSIRRCLMSNELSPNEFGSANVDLHSHDTISMAVIDQVGRIAIGTSTNGATFKIPGRVGDGPIAGSSAYADAEVGACGATGDGDIMMRFLPCYQAVENMRLGMEPEVAAKDAISRIVRKYPGFIGALFAVNRSGIHAGACHGWTFQYSVRNPAMNDVEVFTVHPQ
- the LOC107863528 gene encoding probable isoaspartyl peptidase/L-asparaginase 3 isoform X1, translated to MSMKKHLQLLPYLFIFSFVFSTALVNEVGGSLQYPVVVSTWPFLEAVRAAWNAVESGLSAVDAVVEGCSACEKLRCDGTVGPGGSPDENGETTIDAMVMDGVTMEVGAVAAMRHVPEGIKAAKLVLEYTKHTMLVGDQASAFAISMGLPGPTNLSSVESIEKWTKWKENYCQPNFRKSVIPRDNCGPYHPNDPSIRRCLMSNELSPNEFGSANVDLHSHDTISMAVIDQVGRIAIGTSTNGATFKIPGRVGDGPIAGSSAYADAEVGACGATGDGDIMMRFLPCYQAVENMRLGMEPEVAAKDAISRIVRKYPGFIGALFAVNRSGIHAGACHGWTFQYSVRNPAMNDVEVFTVHPQ
- the LOC107863528 gene encoding probable isoaspartyl peptidase/L-asparaginase 3 isoform X3 codes for the protein MSMKKHLQLLPYLFIFSFVFSTALVNEVGGSLQYPVVVSTWPFLEAVRAAWNAVESGLSAVDAVVEGCSACEKLRCDGTVGPGGSPDENGETTIDAMVMDGVTMEVGAVAAMRHVPEGIKAAKLVLEYTKHTMLVGDQASAFAISMGLPGPTNLSSVESIEKWTKWKENYCQPNFRKSVIPRDNCGPYHPNDPSIRRCLMSNELSPNEFGSANVDLHSHDTISMAVIDQVGRIAIGTSTNGATFKIPGRVGDGPIAGSSAYADAEVGACGATGDGDIMMRFLPCFLIKQVNRMQRMFRISDLVKFVGRV
- the LOC107863528 gene encoding probable isoaspartyl peptidase/L-asparaginase 3 isoform X5 yields the protein MEVGAVAAMRHVPEGIKAAKLVLEYTKHTMLVGDQASAFAISMGLPGPTNLSSVESIEKWTKWKENYCQPNFRKSVIPRDNCGPYHPNDPSIRRCLMSNELSPNEFGSANVDLHSHDTISMAVIDQVGRIAIGTSTNGATFKIPGRVGDGPIAGSSAYADAEVGACGATGDGDIMMRFLPCYQAVENMRLGMEPEVAAKDAISRIVRKYPGFIGALFAVNRSGIHAGACHGWTFQYSVRNPAMNDVEVFTVHPQ
- the LOC107863528 gene encoding probable isoaspartyl peptidase/L-asparaginase 3 isoform X2, coding for MSMKKHLQLLPYLFIFSFVFSTALVNEVGGSLQYPVVVSTWPFLEAVRAAWNAVESGLSAVDAVVEGCSACEKLRCDGTVGPGGSPDENGETTIDAMVMDGVTMEVGAVAAMRHVPEGIKAAKLVLEYTKHTMLVGDQASAFAISMGLPGPTNLSSVESIEKWTKWKENYCQPNFRKSVIPRDNCGPYHPNDPSIRRCLMSNELSPNEFGSANVDLHSHDTISMAVIDQVGRIAIGTSTNGATFKIPGSYQAVENMRLGMEPEVAAKDAISRIVRKYPGFIGALFAVNRSGIHAGACHGWTFQYSVRNPAMNDVEVFTVHPQ